A genomic stretch from Thermonema lapsum includes:
- a CDS encoding FAD-binding and (Fe-S)-binding domain-containing protein, whose product MNASKNRIFSVLQKELKGAFFVDETMRRLYATDASAYRELPAAVACPRNDSEVELLVKAALEYGFALIPRTAGTSLAGQVVGSGVVVDLSRHMRQILAIDPEQRRVRVQPGVIRDNLNMALKEYGLFFAPETSTANRAMIGGMVGNNSCGANSLIYGSTRDHLLSVKGFMGDGAYRHIHALSQEEFYAKLRLDDLEGQVYRTLYNILLKTENQEEIARQYPKSSIRRRNTGYALDLLLRHQPFRQDGTPFNLCTLLAGSEGTLMLMTEFELNLEPLPPPHKVLVCIHCESIDEALRANLLALEHRPTASELMDHYILECTKNNIEQQKNRFFVKGDPAAILVVEISDHSQSNAIERARQLVAHLKEEGYGYHHPVITGEDIQKVWTLRKAGLGLLSNMPGDAKPVPVVEDTAVDVRDLPDYIREFNDLLKKYGLYSVHYAHAGDGELHLRPIINLKTREGNALFRTILEEVAALVKRYGGSLSGEHGDGRLRGEFIPFMLGEKVYAWLKEVKKAFDPQHIFNPGKIVDTPPMNTSLRFEPGKPTPDIPTLLNFDDSLGIVRMAEMCNGAGECRRTHHSGGTMCPSYMATLDEKDSTRARANILREFLTHSTQENRFAHDEIYEVMDLCLSCKGCKAECPSNVDVAKMKAEFLYQYYREKGVPWRSRLIASVDKAMRWASFMPPLYNFISSLSVVKLMMGIAVQRQLPRLHSHTWAQYLKKRLKQAPTPTQKTKVYLFVDEFTNYHDVPAGIAMTNLLLALGYELHYVKHAPSGRACISKGLLDEAQQYARRNVETFAPLLTDGQAVLLGVEPSAILSFRDEYPDLLPSPMQAQAKEVAAKALLLDEFLAWQLEEGCLSSASFEALNATVWVHGHCHQKALSSLTHTRKALSLIPELAVRFIPSGCCGMAGSFGYEKEHYEVSMKIGELVLFPAVRRAAAEDIILASGTSCRHQIVDGTGRQALHLAEVLYKALKKS is encoded by the coding sequence ATGAACGCTTCGAAAAATCGCATTTTTAGCGTATTACAAAAGGAACTGAAAGGCGCTTTCTTTGTCGATGAAACCATGCGCCGTCTATACGCCACCGACGCTTCGGCATACAGAGAACTGCCTGCGGCAGTTGCCTGCCCTCGCAACGACAGTGAAGTGGAGCTACTGGTAAAAGCTGCCTTGGAATATGGTTTTGCTTTGATTCCGCGCACGGCAGGCACCTCACTGGCAGGGCAGGTGGTGGGCAGCGGCGTGGTGGTTGACTTGTCGCGTCACATGCGCCAAATACTGGCTATAGACCCAGAGCAGCGGCGTGTGCGCGTGCAGCCCGGAGTCATCCGCGACAACCTGAACATGGCACTGAAAGAGTATGGCTTATTCTTTGCCCCTGAGACTTCTACGGCAAACCGTGCCATGATTGGCGGGATGGTAGGAAACAATTCCTGTGGCGCCAACTCGTTGATTTATGGCAGTACGCGCGACCACTTGCTTTCGGTCAAGGGATTTATGGGGGACGGCGCCTATCGCCATATTCATGCGCTGTCGCAAGAGGAGTTCTATGCTAAACTGCGGCTCGATGACCTCGAGGGGCAAGTGTATCGTACGCTCTACAACATATTGCTTAAAACCGAAAATCAGGAAGAGATTGCGCGCCAATATCCAAAAAGTAGCATCCGGCGGCGCAATACCGGCTATGCTTTGGATTTGTTGCTGCGCCATCAACCCTTCCGACAAGACGGTACCCCTTTCAACCTCTGTACTTTGCTGGCAGGCTCGGAAGGTACACTGATGTTGATGACAGAGTTTGAACTGAACTTAGAGCCTTTGCCTCCCCCACACAAGGTGCTGGTGTGCATTCACTGCGAAAGCATCGATGAGGCTTTGCGTGCCAACCTGCTGGCTTTGGAGCATCGTCCTACGGCTTCGGAACTGATGGACCATTACATACTTGAATGTACAAAAAACAACATTGAGCAACAGAAAAATCGCTTTTTTGTAAAAGGCGACCCTGCTGCCATCTTGGTGGTGGAAATTTCAGACCATAGCCAAAGCAATGCTATAGAACGGGCTCGGCAGCTGGTGGCTCACCTCAAAGAAGAAGGCTACGGCTATCATCATCCCGTAATTACGGGTGAAGACATTCAAAAAGTGTGGACATTGCGTAAAGCTGGCTTGGGGTTGTTGTCGAACATGCCGGGCGATGCCAAACCGGTGCCCGTCGTAGAAGATACCGCCGTGGATGTGCGCGACCTACCCGATTATATCCGTGAGTTCAACGACCTACTGAAAAAATATGGTTTGTATTCGGTACACTATGCCCATGCTGGCGACGGAGAGCTGCATTTGCGCCCTATCATCAATTTAAAAACACGGGAAGGCAATGCTCTCTTTCGTACCATCTTGGAAGAAGTAGCTGCTTTGGTGAAGCGCTACGGCGGTTCTTTGAGTGGCGAGCATGGCGACGGGCGCCTGCGTGGCGAGTTCATTCCTTTTATGCTGGGCGAAAAGGTATATGCTTGGTTGAAAGAAGTGAAAAAAGCCTTCGACCCGCAGCATATTTTCAATCCGGGCAAAATTGTCGATACCCCGCCGATGAACACTTCCTTGCGTTTTGAGCCCGGAAAACCTACGCCCGACATTCCCACCTTGCTGAATTTTGACGACAGTTTGGGCATTGTGCGCATGGCAGAGATGTGCAATGGGGCTGGCGAATGCCGGCGCACTCACCATAGCGGTGGCACCATGTGCCCAAGTTACATGGCTACCCTCGATGAAAAAGATTCCACACGGGCGCGTGCCAATATTCTACGCGAGTTTTTGACCCACTCAACCCAAGAAAACCGCTTTGCTCATGACGAAATTTATGAGGTGATGGATTTATGCCTTTCATGCAAAGGCTGTAAAGCCGAGTGCCCTTCCAATGTGGACGTGGCAAAGATGAAAGCGGAGTTCCTCTACCAATATTATCGAGAAAAAGGAGTACCATGGCGCAGTCGGCTGATTGCCTCAGTCGATAAAGCCATGCGCTGGGCTTCGTTCATGCCCCCGCTTTACAACTTTATCAGCAGTTTGTCTGTGGTTAAGCTCATGATGGGCATAGCAGTTCAGCGCCAGCTGCCCCGCCTGCACAGTCATACATGGGCACAGTACTTGAAAAAACGTTTGAAACAAGCCCCTACCCCAACACAGAAGACAAAGGTTTATCTTTTTGTGGACGAGTTTACCAACTACCACGATGTGCCGGCAGGCATAGCCATGACCAACTTACTCTTGGCTTTGGGGTATGAGCTGCATTATGTAAAGCATGCCCCTTCGGGCAGAGCATGCATCTCTAAGGGCTTACTCGACGAAGCACAGCAATACGCCCGCCGCAATGTGGAGACTTTTGCCCCGCTGTTGACCGACGGACAGGCAGTGCTGCTGGGCGTAGAACCTTCGGCTATCCTCTCCTTCCGGGACGAGTACCCCGACCTGCTGCCCTCGCCAATGCAGGCACAGGCAAAAGAAGTGGCAGCCAAAGCCTTGCTGCTCGACGAGTTCTTGGCATGGCAACTGGAGGAAGGGTGCCTTTCATCGGCTTCTTTCGAGGCATTGAATGCTACGGTATGGGTGCATGGGCATTGCCATCAGAAAGCTTTGTCATCGCTTACACACACGCGCAAGGCTTTGTCGTTGATTCCCGAACTTGCCGTGCGCTTCATCCCCTCAGGATGTTGCGGCATGGCAGGTTCTTTTGGTTATGAAAAAGAGCACTACGAAGTGTCGATGAAGATAGGAGAATTGGTGCTTTTTCCAGCAGTGCGCCGGGCAGCTGCCGAAGATATCATATTGGCATCGGGGACAAGCTGCCGCCATCAAATAGTCGATGGTACCGGCAGACAAGCTTTGCATCTGGCGGAAGTCTTGTACAAAGCGTTGAAAAAATCATGA
- the rfaE2 gene encoding D-glycero-beta-D-manno-heptose 1-phosphate adenylyltransferase translates to MDTTLKIVDDWQQAKECCQRWQQAGETVVFTNGCFDILHAGHVTYLEQARSLGNRLVIGLNTDASVRRLKGARRPIVPQAARARLLAALQAVDMVVCFDEDTPLALIQTLCPDILVKGGDYTEATIVGADFVKGNGGRVEVIPFLNGFSTSNIIEKIVKLHCQNQE, encoded by the coding sequence ATGGATACAACACTGAAAATAGTGGATGATTGGCAACAAGCAAAGGAGTGTTGCCAGCGGTGGCAGCAAGCCGGCGAAACAGTAGTATTCACCAACGGCTGTTTCGATATCTTGCATGCCGGTCATGTAACCTATCTCGAACAAGCCCGTTCTTTGGGTAACCGCCTGGTGATAGGACTAAATACCGATGCTTCGGTGCGCCGTTTGAAAGGCGCAAGACGCCCCATAGTGCCACAGGCAGCACGGGCACGTTTGCTGGCTGCCCTACAGGCTGTCGATATGGTCGTTTGCTTCGACGAAGACACCCCTCTGGCATTGATACAGACACTTTGTCCTGACATTTTGGTAAAAGGAGGGGACTATACCGAAGCTACTATCGTTGGTGCAGATTTTGTAAAAGGCAATGGTGGACGTGTGGAAGTCATTCCTTTTTTGAATGGCTTTTCCACTTCCAACATCATTGAAAAAATCGTAAAATTGCACTGTCAAAACCAAGAATAG
- a CDS encoding zinc metallopeptidase, producing the protein MYFVLVIFLMIVGGIVQWRLRSKFAKYSRIPLASGMSGAEVARQMLRDYGIYDVEVISVPGQLTDHYNPIDKTVNLSEDVYYGRSAAAAAVAAHECGHAVQHAEAYSMLQLRSALVPIQNVSATILNVIMWVSFLGGYMFFRLIPIETVLLIIIAAYGVMTLFSFVTLPVEIDASRRAIRWIESRGVVTSAEAPMARDALQWAAYTYVVAALSALTMLLYYVLQFMTASSDD; encoded by the coding sequence ATGTATTTTGTACTTGTTATCTTTTTGATGATTGTTGGCGGCATTGTGCAATGGCGTTTGCGCAGCAAGTTTGCCAAATACAGCCGCATCCCGTTGGCTTCGGGCATGAGTGGTGCAGAAGTGGCACGCCAAATGTTGCGTGATTATGGTATTTATGATGTGGAAGTAATTTCTGTGCCGGGGCAGCTCACAGACCATTACAATCCCATAGACAAGACGGTAAATTTGAGTGAAGATGTTTACTACGGGCGCTCTGCAGCGGCAGCAGCCGTAGCGGCGCATGAGTGTGGACATGCCGTGCAACACGCCGAAGCCTATAGCATGTTGCAACTGCGCTCAGCGTTGGTGCCCATTCAAAACGTGAGTGCTACCATTCTCAATGTCATCATGTGGGTGAGTTTCTTGGGTGGCTACATGTTTTTCCGGCTCATTCCTATCGAAACGGTGCTGCTTATCATCATTGCAGCCTATGGCGTGATGACTTTGTTCAGCTTTGTTACCTTGCCTGTGGAAATAGATGCCAGCCGGCGTGCCATCCGCTGGATAGAGTCGCGTGGAGTAGTAACTTCGGCAGAAGCCCCTATGGCGCGCGATGCCCTTCAATGGGCAGCCTACACCTATGTGGTAGCTGCGTTGAGTGCACTCACCATGCTGTTGTATTATGTGCTGCAATTTATGACTGCTTCATCTGATGATTAA
- a CDS encoding cyclase family protein, producing the protein MNKDITIHWHGKNYRLNMQEATPVGIPLRAGHQNPNCYWAEPPRFETIRVGDFVGSVSEGGSCNYQKVTLTPHGNGTHTECYGHICDEPQATIAHCLQAGWWVALLVSLEPEKQTSGDQLLTLRALKESMKKLPDVPFEALVIRTLPNTTAKLTKNYNATNPPYIEPALAEWCARHEVCHLLVDLPSLDREEDGGKLAAHKAFWQYPQAIRRHATVTELIYVPDALADGLYVLQLMAPFWEIDAVPSTPLLFPMKELET; encoded by the coding sequence ATGAACAAAGACATTACAATACATTGGCACGGTAAAAACTACCGCTTGAATATGCAGGAAGCAACCCCGGTGGGCATCCCTTTACGCGCCGGGCACCAAAACCCCAATTGTTATTGGGCAGAGCCACCCCGTTTCGAAACCATACGTGTCGGCGATTTTGTGGGCAGCGTGTCGGAGGGGGGGAGCTGTAACTATCAAAAAGTAACCCTGACCCCTCATGGCAATGGTACACATACTGAATGTTATGGGCACATATGTGACGAGCCGCAAGCAACCATTGCCCACTGTCTTCAAGCCGGCTGGTGGGTAGCCTTGCTCGTGAGCCTCGAGCCCGAAAAACAAACATCCGGCGACCAGTTGCTTACTTTACGCGCTTTAAAGGAATCAATGAAAAAGCTGCCCGATGTTCCCTTTGAAGCACTTGTAATTCGCACTTTGCCAAACACTACTGCTAAGCTGACAAAAAATTACAATGCCACTAACCCGCCCTACATAGAGCCTGCGCTTGCTGAATGGTGTGCTCGCCATGAGGTGTGCCATCTGCTGGTAGACCTGCCCTCACTTGACCGTGAGGAGGACGGCGGCAAGCTGGCAGCACACAAAGCCTTTTGGCAGTACCCGCAGGCAATACGGCGCCACGCTACCGTAACTGAACTAATTTATGTGCCCGATGCTTTGGCTGATGGTTTATATGTCTTGCAACTGATGGCGCCTTTTTGGGAAATAGACGCAGTGCCTTCCACACCGCTGCTTTTTCCCATGAAAGAATTGGAAACGTAA
- a CDS encoding CorA family divalent cation transporter, with product MIRKFISPTQGQELCWIDVEAPTPQEFEQLHQSYDLSLEHIQDCLDPEHLPKAEPFEEGYFCILRAYQQDSHADAHTMQDLTTKIAIYTKKDLLISIHRMPLGFIDPIAHRFNTCQKTFDTRQIIVHLIHGCLESYRPIVVELIKQIDDYEARLFQQESLQLQMQKTLYLLKRKAGVLRNVVFLMQEVLNTFRAQKKHQSFYWQDTLDLAQHLQNSFRQAEEDSSNLLNFYLSMAAHRTNEIMRILTIFSVFFLPLTFIVGVYGMNFEYMPELKMRDGYFGVWVVMLLLTMSIYILFKKKKWL from the coding sequence GTGATTCGCAAATTCATAAGTCCCACTCAAGGGCAAGAACTCTGTTGGATAGACGTAGAGGCGCCCACTCCGCAGGAATTCGAACAGCTGCATCAAAGCTATGATTTAAGTCTTGAACACATACAAGACTGCTTGGACCCTGAGCATCTGCCCAAAGCGGAGCCTTTCGAAGAAGGATACTTCTGCATCTTGCGGGCTTATCAGCAGGATAGCCACGCCGATGCGCACACAATGCAAGATTTGACCACCAAAATAGCTATTTACACCAAAAAAGACTTGCTCATTAGCATCCACAGAATGCCTTTGGGTTTTATTGACCCAATAGCCCATCGATTTAACACATGCCAAAAGACCTTCGACACACGGCAGATTATCGTTCATTTGATTCACGGATGCCTTGAAAGCTACCGCCCCATTGTGGTGGAACTCATCAAGCAAATAGATGATTACGAAGCTCGCTTGTTTCAACAGGAAAGCCTGCAACTACAGATGCAAAAGACATTGTATCTCCTAAAAAGGAAAGCCGGAGTACTGCGTAATGTGGTGTTTTTGATGCAGGAAGTACTGAATACTTTTCGTGCTCAAAAAAAGCATCAGAGTTTTTATTGGCAGGACACCCTCGACTTGGCACAACACCTACAAAATAGCTTCCGACAAGCAGAAGAAGATAGCAGCAACTTATTGAACTTTTACTTGTCGATGGCAGCACACCGAACCAATGAAATCATGCGCATCCTGACCATCTTTTCTGTATTTTTCCTGCCCCTGACCTTTATCGTGGGCGTATATGGCATGAACTTCGAATATATGCCCGAACTAAAAATGCGTGATGGTTACTTTGGTGTATGGGTAGTGATGCTGCTGTTGACCATGAGTATTTATATCCTTTTCAAAAAGAAAAAGTGGCTCTAA
- a CDS encoding Rossmann-like and DUF2520 domain-containing protein, translating into MYKVAMIGAGNVAWHLAPALEQCGHLVTTVYSRRLHHAEALCSRLYEARAVDSLDFSAVPADLFVLSVSDDALPQVIDRLILPEHPLTVVHTSGSRPLEILRVLEVPHGVFYPLQTFSKNKEVDWRRLPICVEGNTPQVEERLMQLARAVSGRVYQINSERRRYLHVAAVFACNFTNHMLALAEDLCEQYELDFEILHPLLAETFEKALRVGARQAQTGPAARGDVELIEQHLHLLSQDPDKQRIYRLLSESILNYQG; encoded by the coding sequence ATGTACAAAGTTGCGATGATTGGTGCTGGCAATGTGGCGTGGCATTTGGCACCTGCCTTGGAGCAGTGTGGGCACTTAGTAACTACCGTTTACAGTAGGCGCCTACATCATGCCGAAGCGCTTTGCAGCCGACTTTACGAGGCGAGAGCTGTCGATTCCTTGGATTTTTCGGCTGTCCCTGCCGATTTGTTTGTGCTTTCGGTCAGCGACGATGCCCTGCCGCAAGTCATAGACCGCCTCATTTTGCCAGAGCATCCCTTGACAGTCGTGCACACCTCGGGCAGTCGTCCATTAGAGATATTGCGTGTGCTGGAAGTGCCCCATGGTGTCTTTTACCCCTTACAAACTTTTTCCAAAAACAAGGAGGTAGATTGGCGGCGCTTGCCCATTTGTGTGGAAGGCAATACCCCGCAAGTCGAAGAACGTCTGATGCAGTTGGCACGGGCGGTGAGCGGGCGCGTGTATCAAATCAATTCGGAGCGCAGGCGTTATTTGCATGTGGCGGCTGTTTTTGCTTGTAACTTTACCAATCATATGCTGGCTTTGGCAGAAGATTTGTGTGAGCAATATGAGCTGGACTTTGAAATATTGCATCCTCTGCTGGCAGAAACTTTTGAGAAAGCCTTGCGTGTAGGCGCGCGGCAGGCACAAACCGGACCGGCAGCCCGTGGCGATGTGGAGCTCATAGAGCAGCATCTGCACCTGCTGTCGCAAGACCCAGACAAGCAACGCATCTACCGTCTGTTAAGTGAAAGTATTTTGAATTATCAAGGCTGA
- a CDS encoding valine--tRNA ligase, translating to MELAKKYNPAEVEDKWYRYWLENKVFAAKPNPKKAPYCIVIPPPNVTGVLHMGHMLNNTIQDVLIRRARMQGKEACWVPGTDHASIATEAKVVRMLRERGISKHELSREEFLTYAWEWKEKYGGIILEQLKKLGASCDWDRTRFTMDDKYYKAVIRVFVDLYRKGYIYRGLRMINWDPEAKTALSNEEVIYKEEGEISKLYHVRYPLADGSGHVVIATTRPETILADTAIAVNPNDERYTALIGKQALVPFVNRPIPIIADDYVDTAFGTGCLKVTPAHDPNDYEIGLRHQLEVIDILNEDGTLNQACGVEKYVGKDRFEVRKMIAKDLEEAGLLVKVEEITNKVGRSERTGAVVEPRLSLQWFIKMKDISKRALEAVENDEVQLVPTKFKNIYRHWMENVRDWCISRQLWWGHRIPAYYYGEGENDFVVAETLEEAVELARKQSGNPQLQANDLRQDEDVLDTWASSWLWPIAVFDGFEDEYFDKETGKIHKEKNPELNYFYPTQVLVTAPEILFFWVARMIIAGYEYLGERPFEHVYLTGIVRDKLGRKMSKSLGNSPDPLELIAKYGADGVRIGMLFSSPAGNDLLFDEKLCEQGRNFANKIWNAFRLVKGWSVKEDATAPTGNQWATAWLRARLETVKQALEEQFAQYRLSEALVTLYKFIWDDFCSWYLEMIKPAFGQPIDAPTYAQTVAFFDEILRLLHPFMPFITEELWQHLMERQAGETICRAPYPQVQQSPNTALIEEMERMMELIAQVRNVRAERQIPNKDSLPLLIKTNRQAIYERYADVVKKMANLSQIDFGEPAEGQNAIPFVLKEDECFLLVEGSVDTEQLKADLLKELEYYKGFKQSVERKLSNERFVQNAPAAVVEKERKKLADAEAKIAAIEEGLAKIGHAVSK from the coding sequence ATGGAATTAGCAAAAAAGTACAACCCCGCTGAGGTAGAAGACAAGTGGTATCGGTATTGGCTCGAGAATAAAGTGTTTGCAGCCAAGCCCAATCCCAAGAAAGCACCTTACTGTATTGTGATACCGCCACCCAATGTAACGGGTGTATTGCATATGGGGCATATGCTCAATAACACCATTCAAGACGTACTCATCCGGCGCGCACGCATGCAGGGCAAAGAAGCTTGTTGGGTGCCCGGTACTGACCACGCTTCCATCGCTACCGAAGCCAAAGTGGTGCGCATGCTGCGCGAACGAGGGATTAGCAAACACGAACTGAGCCGCGAAGAATTTTTGACATATGCTTGGGAGTGGAAAGAAAAATACGGCGGTATCATCCTCGAGCAGCTGAAAAAACTGGGGGCTTCCTGCGACTGGGACCGCACCCGCTTTACTATGGACGACAAATACTACAAGGCGGTCATCCGTGTATTTGTAGACCTCTACAGAAAAGGCTACATCTATCGTGGCTTGCGCATGATTAACTGGGACCCCGAAGCTAAAACAGCCCTTTCCAACGAAGAGGTGATTTACAAAGAAGAGGGCGAAATTTCAAAGCTATACCACGTGCGCTACCCGCTGGCAGACGGCTCGGGGCATGTGGTTATAGCCACTACCCGCCCGGAGACCATCTTGGCAGATACCGCCATTGCCGTCAACCCCAACGATGAGCGCTATACCGCCTTGATAGGCAAACAGGCTTTAGTTCCTTTTGTGAATCGTCCCATTCCTATCATTGCCGATGATTACGTAGATACCGCTTTCGGTACTGGCTGTCTGAAAGTAACCCCCGCGCACGACCCCAACGACTATGAGATTGGCTTGCGCCACCAATTAGAGGTGATAGATATCCTTAACGAAGACGGCACCCTCAATCAAGCCTGTGGCGTGGAGAAATATGTGGGCAAAGACCGCTTTGAAGTGCGTAAGATGATAGCCAAAGACTTAGAAGAGGCAGGGCTACTGGTGAAAGTAGAAGAAATTACGAACAAAGTAGGACGTTCGGAGCGTACGGGCGCCGTGGTGGAGCCCCGCCTTTCCTTGCAGTGGTTCATCAAAATGAAAGACATATCGAAGCGGGCACTCGAAGCCGTCGAAAACGATGAGGTGCAGTTGGTGCCTACCAAGTTCAAGAACATTTACCGCCATTGGATGGAAAACGTGCGCGACTGGTGCATCTCGCGTCAGTTGTGGTGGGGGCATCGCATTCCTGCCTACTACTATGGAGAGGGCGAAAACGACTTTGTGGTAGCCGAAACGCTCGAGGAAGCCGTGGAGCTGGCACGCAAGCAGAGTGGCAATCCTCAATTGCAAGCAAACGACCTGCGTCAAGATGAAGACGTGCTTGATACTTGGGCTTCCTCTTGGCTGTGGCCTATTGCTGTATTCGATGGGTTCGAAGATGAATATTTCGATAAAGAGACTGGCAAAATACACAAAGAGAAAAACCCTGAGCTGAACTATTTCTATCCCACGCAGGTATTGGTTACAGCCCCCGAAATCCTTTTCTTCTGGGTGGCACGCATGATTATCGCCGGCTATGAATATTTGGGTGAACGTCCTTTCGAGCACGTTTATTTGACCGGCATTGTGCGCGACAAACTGGGGCGCAAAATGTCCAAATCCTTGGGCAACTCGCCCGACCCCTTGGAGCTCATAGCAAAATATGGCGCCGACGGCGTACGTATCGGCATGTTGTTCTCTTCGCCTGCTGGCAACGACCTGCTATTCGACGAAAAGCTGTGCGAGCAAGGGCGCAATTTCGCCAACAAAATATGGAACGCTTTCCGTTTGGTGAAGGGGTGGAGCGTAAAAGAAGACGCTACAGCACCCACAGGCAACCAATGGGCTACGGCATGGCTACGGGCGCGCCTCGAAACCGTGAAGCAAGCCCTGGAAGAGCAGTTTGCTCAATACCGCTTGTCGGAAGCCCTCGTAACCCTGTATAAGTTCATTTGGGACGACTTCTGCTCTTGGTACCTCGAAATGATAAAGCCGGCGTTTGGGCAGCCCATCGATGCCCCTACCTATGCGCAAACTGTAGCTTTCTTCGATGAGATACTTCGTTTGCTGCATCCTTTCATGCCTTTCATCACCGAAGAGCTATGGCAACACCTGATGGAACGTCAAGCAGGCGAAACCATCTGCCGGGCGCCTTATCCGCAGGTGCAGCAAAGCCCCAACACTGCACTCATCGAAGAGATGGAGCGCATGATGGAATTGATAGCCCAAGTGCGCAATGTGCGTGCCGAGCGCCAAATACCTAACAAAGACAGCCTGCCTCTGCTCATCAAGACGAATCGCCAAGCAATCTACGAGCGCTATGCCGACGTAGTGAAAAAGATGGCTAATCTTTCGCAAATAGACTTTGGAGAGCCAGCCGAAGGACAAAATGCCATTCCGTTCGTTTTAAAAGAAGACGAGTGCTTCCTGCTAGTAGAGGGAAGTGTGGATACGGAGCAACTAAAAGCCGACCTGCTCAAAGAGCTCGAATATTACAAGGGCTTTAAGCAGAGCGTGGAAAGGAAGCTATCCAATGAGCGTTTTGTGCAGAATGCCCCTGCCGCCGTGGTAGAAAAAGAACGCAAAAAGCTGGCAGATGCAGAAGCCAAAATAGCAGCTATTGAAGAGGGATTGGCAAAAATAGGACATGCCGTAAGTAAATAA
- a CDS encoding 4-hydroxy-3-methylbut-2-enyl diphosphate reductase, with protein sequence MTLNLQVTIDRQSGFCFGVVYAIAMAEDILDEEGLLYCLGDIVHNDAEVERLQKKGLRIITHEDLKNIRDAKVLIRAHGEPPSTYEIALKNNLELIDASCPVVLKLQHRIKNSFDKGEHIFIYGKHGHAEVVGLLGQTQGQAVIFQSLDELKGKPLPKQITLYSQTTKSTDKFYEIKAALEEMGYEVNANDTICRQVSNRDQELRAFARQFDKVVFVAGTKSSNGKVLYEVCKSQNPNTYFVSLPDEVRPEWFAPSDRVGICGATSTPMWLMEEVKAKIESF encoded by the coding sequence ATGACGTTAAATCTACAGGTAACCATCGACCGTCAGTCCGGCTTTTGCTTTGGTGTAGTGTATGCCATTGCTATGGCGGAAGACATCTTGGACGAAGAGGGGCTTCTTTACTGCTTGGGCGACATCGTGCATAACGATGCCGAAGTGGAACGCCTGCAGAAGAAAGGCTTGCGTATCATTACACACGAAGACCTGAAAAACATACGCGATGCCAAAGTGCTGATACGTGCTCATGGTGAACCGCCCTCTACTTATGAGATAGCTCTGAAAAACAACCTTGAGTTGATAGATGCCTCTTGTCCGGTGGTACTCAAACTGCAACACAGAATCAAAAACTCTTTTGATAAAGGCGAACACATTTTCATCTACGGCAAGCACGGGCATGCAGAAGTGGTGGGGCTGTTAGGGCAGACGCAAGGGCAAGCTGTCATATTTCAGTCATTGGATGAGTTGAAAGGCAAGCCCTTACCCAAGCAAATCACGCTTTATAGCCAAACGACTAAGAGCACTGATAAATTCTATGAAATCAAAGCAGCCTTGGAGGAGATGGGCTATGAGGTGAATGCCAACGATACCATCTGCCGGCAGGTGTCAAACCGCGACCAAGAACTGCGCGCATTTGCCCGCCAATTCGATAAGGTGGTATTTGTGGCTGGCACCAAGTCGTCAAACGGCAAGGTATTGTACGAAGTGTGCAAGAGTCAAAATCCCAACACCTATTTTGTATCTTTGCCCGACGAGGTGCGCCCCGAATGGTTTGCACCCAGTGACAGGGTGGGCATTTGTGGGGCTACTTCTACCCCCATGTGGCTGATGGAGGAAGTAAAAGCTAAAATTGAGTCTTTTTGA
- a CDS encoding sterol desaturase family protein translates to MEYLTFALIAIATFFFMEGVAWFTHKYIMHGILWVWHESHHKPHKGFWEKNDLFFILFSMPALAAFYFGYAMNWSWLTAIGVGITAYGIFYITFHDIIVHRRVKIKFVAKNRYLQRMIRAHKIHHKHLEKEGAEAFGFLYAPKKYDPFGTSEKKLHDSSLKQ, encoded by the coding sequence ATGGAATATCTGACCTTTGCGCTCATTGCCATCGCTACGTTTTTCTTTATGGAAGGAGTTGCTTGGTTTACCCACAAATACATCATGCATGGCATTTTGTGGGTATGGCACGAATCACACCACAAGCCACACAAAGGATTCTGGGAGAAGAACGACCTGTTTTTTATTCTGTTCAGCATGCCGGCATTAGCTGCTTTTTACTTCGGCTATGCTATGAACTGGTCGTGGCTAACCGCCATAGGTGTGGGCATCACTGCTTATGGTATTTTTTACATTACCTTTCATGATATTATTGTGCATCGGCGTGTGAAAATCAAGTTTGTAGCAAAGAATCGCTATTTGCAGCGCATGATACGTGCCCACAAAATACACCATAAGCATTTGGAGAAAGAAGGGGCAGAAGCGTTCGGCTTCCTTTATGCACCGAAAAAATACGACCCTTTCGGAACGAGTGAAAAGAAATTGCACGACAGCAGCCTAAAACAATAA